TTAATGCTTTACCTAATAAGCCTAGTAACATGCAGGTAAAAAAACGTGTTAGTGAAATACTGTCTTTAATTGCGGGTAAACGTGGTCAGTTTGATAAAGCATATCAATATCAAGTTGTTGCCTCTGCACTTGGTCAGCAATTACTGGATGAACAGAAAGTAAAAGAAAATGCTTATCAAATGGCTCGTTTTGATAGCGTTGAAAAAAATCGTGAGAATACCAGTTTGATCCAAGACCATGAACTATTGATGAAACAAAAAGATTTGTTCATGAAAGAAAAAAGTTCATCCATCATGTTTTCAACATTATTAGTCGGGCTTTCTGTTGGTTTATTATTGTTATTGATATCAGCTTGGATGCAACGTAATCAATTTATGAAACAAGCGCAGCGAGATGGATTAACGGGTATTTTTAACCGGCGTACAGGCCAAGAGATGGCTGAAAATGAATTTATTCAAGCACAGACGCTTGGCGAATCTTTCTCAGTAGTGTTGATGGATTTGGATTTATTTAAAAACATTAATGACCAATATGGTCATGCTACCGGTGACTGGGTATTAAAAAAGGTCACCCATGTGATTGACGGTATGCTGAAACCTACTGATATCTTTACCCGAATGGGTGGGGAGGAATTTGCTATTTTTATGCCAAAGCAGACAGAAGAGATCGCCGCAGATTTTGCAGAACGGATCCGCAATGAAATCGCTAATATTAACACTCGTTTCTCTGGCCACGATTTTACTGTGACGGTGAGTTGTGGTGTGAGTAGTGTGGGTAAAGATGATTTGAGCCTTGATCCATTAATTCATCGTGCGGATTTAGCCCTGTATAAAGCCAAGCATAATGGTCGAAATTGCGTAAAATGTTATAACGATACTATGAAGCCGTTATCAGCGCTTACCGGACAATAGTGAATAATCAGTCTAGTGATGGCGACTTATGCCATTGCCGCTAAT
This region of Shewanella livingstonensis genomic DNA includes:
- a CDS encoding tetratricopeptide repeat-containing diguanylate cyclase, which produces MIIVLLFSRAAIADIVDYDKELDIIEQSLKTDIGYVIEKTNIVLSSESLLSISQHSRLYRLVGSKDLYLGHFVEADKAFDEALKYGPVGEELTNIYLLKITANIGLKNYQKAFTLLENNLSRIDSYQDQSIKIMSYIRLMNVYLQLDAYEEMLRIAQLALSLNQGEDPKSECFSMLYHSVAHLKLAHFDQAETLFKDTQLYCKNHDFPLIEIMSIKGQGNVLFDKGLYAEAEPFYLVALERYQKFKFAVEINEIQSYLSSIYFHLGDYQQADMFAQLINALPNKPSNMQVKKRVSEILSLIAGKRGQFDKAYQYQVVASALGQQLLDEQKVKENAYQMARFDSVEKNRENTSLIQDHELLMKQKDLFMKEKSSSIMFSTLLVGLSVGLLLLLISAWMQRNQFMKQAQRDGLTGIFNRRTGQEMAENEFIQAQTLGESFSVVLMDLDLFKNINDQYGHATGDWVLKKVTHVIDGMLKPTDIFTRMGGEEFAIFMPKQTEEIAADFAERIRNEIANINTRFSGHDFTVTVSCGVSSVGKDDLSLDPLIHRADLALYKAKHNGRNCVKCYNDTMKPLSALTGQ